The DNA sequence TTCTCTAAAACCGAAAAAACCGGGATATGCGATAATTTATGTAGAGAGCGGGGTGAGTACATGGAACTGGAATACCGTGATAAATTACGTCAGGTCGGATTGAATATCAATTATTACAGGCGATATAGAAAACTGACCCAAATGCAGCTGGCTGAAAAAGTTCATATATCGCCATGCTATGTAAGCCAAATCGAGCGTGGTTTGGTAAAAAAATGCGGTTTCATTGCCGGTACTCATCACCATCGCCGATGTTTTACATA is a window from the Veillonellales bacterium genome containing:
- a CDS encoding helix-turn-helix transcriptional regulator, translated to MELEYRDKLRQVGLNINYYRRYRKLTQMQLAEKVHISPCYVSQIERGLVKKCGFIAGTHHHRRCFTYRAGRPFQV